A region from the Acidimicrobiales bacterium genome encodes:
- a CDS encoding radical SAM protein produces MSARVSVALVNPPDPVRGADPAEQGPPPLGLCSIAAYLRAAGVRCDLFDLCAVDRLDDVATTGLLDHDVVGITAYTKTIRSAIEVARWVKARRPGTTVVLGGPHATPCATELLAAEPAVDVVVRNDGEAPMLALAEELASGAPDLASVPSLTWRAHGTSVLGVRSNPGLSPPLALDDLPAPARDFVVEPVRDTTEWRRAAGPAPSAFVSTSRGCPKRCTFCSIIVMNPRWRFRSVDHVMDELRALDRAAPFGHVGILDANFFVHAGRVRAFDAALAAWRPDVTWSSTATADKVRANPDVIAAIAPRCTFLEIGIESGSESVLARMGKRTTVADNIAAIELLRANGIRLDLDFIMFDPWTTTAELAENLEFLRATELLGYLPADPVFNAVRIYPGTEVHERCVREFGLRPRHDMDVRPPFVHPEVATVHGTMARWRSRYLKEIQALAPRLV; encoded by the coding sequence GTGAGCGCCCGGGTCTCCGTCGCGCTGGTCAACCCGCCCGACCCGGTGCGGGGTGCGGACCCCGCCGAGCAGGGGCCGCCGCCGCTCGGGCTGTGCTCGATCGCCGCCTACCTCCGCGCCGCGGGCGTCCGCTGTGACCTGTTCGACCTCTGCGCCGTCGACCGGCTGGACGACGTCGCCACGACGGGCCTGCTCGACCACGACGTCGTCGGGATCACGGCCTACACGAAGACGATCCGGAGCGCGATCGAGGTCGCCCGCTGGGTGAAGGCCCGCCGACCGGGCACGACGGTCGTGCTCGGCGGGCCGCACGCCACCCCGTGCGCCACCGAGCTCCTCGCCGCCGAGCCGGCCGTCGACGTCGTCGTGCGCAACGACGGCGAGGCGCCCATGCTGGCGCTGGCCGAGGAGCTGGCCTCGGGCGCGCCGGACCTGGCGTCGGTGCCGTCGCTCACGTGGCGGGCGCACGGGACCTCGGTGCTCGGCGTCCGCAGCAACCCGGGGCTGTCGCCGCCGCTCGCCCTCGACGACCTCCCTGCGCCGGCGCGCGACTTCGTCGTCGAGCCCGTCAGGGACACGACGGAGTGGCGCCGAGCCGCCGGCCCGGCGCCGTCCGCGTTCGTGTCGACGAGCCGCGGCTGCCCGAAGCGGTGCACGTTCTGCTCGATCATCGTCATGAACCCCCGGTGGCGGTTCCGGTCGGTCGACCACGTGATGGACGAGCTGCGAGCGCTCGACCGGGCCGCCCCGTTCGGCCACGTCGGCATCCTCGACGCCAACTTCTTCGTCCACGCCGGCCGGGTCCGGGCCTTCGACGCCGCGCTCGCGGCCTGGCGCCCGGACGTGACGTGGTCCTCCACGGCGACCGCCGACAAGGTCAGGGCGAACCCCGACGTGATCGCCGCCATCGCGCCCCGGTGCACGTTCCTCGAGATCGGCATCGAGTCGGGCAGCGAATCGGTGCTCGCCCGCATGGGCAAGCGCACGACGGTGGCCGACAACATCGCCGCCATCGAGCTGCTGCGGGCCAACGGGATCCGCCTTGACCTCGACTTCATCATGTTCGACCCGTGGACGACGACGGCCGAGCTGGCCGAGAACCTCGAGTTCCTGCGAGCCACCGAGCTGCTCGGCTACCTGCCCGCCGACCCCGTCTTCAACGCCGTCCGCATCTACCCGGGGACCGAGGTGCACGAGCGCTGCGTCCGGGAGTTCGGGTTGCGGCCGAGGCACGACATGGATGTCCGGCCGCCGTTCGTGCACCCCGAGGTGGCGACCGTGCACGGGACGATGGCCCGGTGGCGCAGCCGGTACCTGAAGGAGATCCAGGCGCTCGCGCCGCGACTGGTG